A DNA window from Anaerocolumna sp. AGMB13020 contains the following coding sequences:
- the acpS gene encoding holo-ACP synthase yields the protein MIVGIGTDLIEIERVMKACEREHFCRRIFTPKELELAQTDRRKLAGNFAVKEAVVKMLGLGFRGIHPSDIEVLRDEYGKPFVNLLKGAKEAADKIACQRILVTITNTKEFASAFAVGESINS from the coding sequence ATGATTGTTGGTATCGGTACAGATTTAATTGAAATCGAAAGAGTCATGAAAGCCTGTGAGCGGGAACATTTCTGCAGGAGAATCTTTACTCCAAAAGAGTTAGAACTTGCTCAGACAGACAGAAGAAAGCTTGCCGGAAATTTTGCTGTAAAAGAAGCAGTTGTAAAAATGCTGGGTCTGGGTTTTCGAGGAATTCATCCTTCAGATATAGAAGTATTGCGGGATGAATACGGGAAACCTTTTGTGAATTTATTGAAAGGAGCCAAAGAGGCTGCCGATAAAATTGCATGTCAAAGGATACTGGTAACTATCACAAACACAAAGGAGTTCGCCAGTGCTTTTGCTGTTGGAGAAAGCATTAATTCGTAG
- a CDS encoding NAD(P)H-hydrate dehydratase: MKYLVKRNEMQEVDRKTTEEMGIPAIVLMERAALKVAEVIDEHIITSSCEKDTKLKILALCGTGNNGADGIAAARILTCKGYKAAIYVVGDRNKASALFLQQLEIAVNFGVEIVSNIDTPEYTIDENTILIDAIFGIGLNKDIQGEYKNIIDKINRLKKEKVFAVDIPSGISADSGFPLGAAVKADYTITFGYLKLGLVLFPGCEYAGVITVADIGFAAPEYLKLPFHHYTFNKEDLNLIPNRKAYSNKGSYGKILVIAGSADMSGAAYFSAKAAYRMGAGLVKILTNEKNRTILQTILPEALINTYSDGELNLRDMNTLKEEIKWADVVVIGPGIGRSTQAERLLQLVLAEVKVPIVIDGDALWLLGQKAANYMKEQDFSPGASPLPQAETMEEQQAADRISFLKHLLPDRTILTPHLKELSYLLHVPIKWIQENLLKAASLCTLDNNMVYAIKDARTIVAEKKSRYINLSGNNGMATGGSGDVLTGMIAGLLGQGLTEDKAAALGVYIHGLAGDLAAEESGQHSLMADDIINHISAVIKSCTVTADMNGGTYDSRKYRPDIN, encoded by the coding sequence ATGAAATATCTGGTCAAGCGTAATGAGATGCAGGAAGTTGACAGGAAAACCACGGAAGAAATGGGGATACCTGCTATTGTTTTGATGGAGCGTGCTGCCTTAAAGGTAGCAGAAGTAATTGATGAACATATCATAACTTCAAGCTGTGAGAAAGATACAAAATTGAAAATACTTGCTTTATGCGGTACAGGGAATAATGGAGCTGATGGAATTGCGGCTGCCAGGATTCTAACCTGTAAAGGGTACAAAGCAGCAATATATGTGGTGGGTGACAGGAATAAGGCATCCGCCTTGTTTTTGCAGCAATTAGAAATTGCTGTGAATTTCGGTGTTGAAATAGTTAGCAATATTGATACCCCGGAATATACTATTGATGAAAACACGATTCTTATAGACGCCATCTTCGGCATCGGATTAAATAAAGATATTCAGGGTGAATATAAGAATATAATAGATAAAATAAACAGATTAAAAAAAGAGAAGGTATTTGCTGTTGATATACCATCAGGAATATCAGCCGATTCTGGATTTCCTTTAGGGGCAGCAGTGAAGGCAGACTATACAATAACCTTTGGATACCTTAAGTTAGGACTTGTACTTTTTCCCGGATGTGAATATGCAGGGGTTATAACAGTTGCGGATATTGGGTTTGCAGCACCTGAATACCTTAAGCTTCCATTCCATCACTATACCTTTAATAAGGAAGATTTAAATTTAATACCCAATAGGAAAGCCTATTCAAATAAAGGCAGTTATGGAAAGATCCTTGTTATAGCGGGTTCAGCAGATATGTCAGGGGCAGCTTATTTTTCTGCCAAGGCAGCATACCGTATGGGAGCCGGCTTAGTCAAGATATTGACCAATGAGAAAAACAGGACGATTTTGCAGACCATATTGCCGGAAGCTCTTATAAATACTTATTCTGACGGGGAACTTAACCTTAGGGATATGAATACTTTAAAAGAGGAGATCAAATGGGCGGATGTAGTAGTAATCGGACCTGGTATAGGGAGAAGTACGCAGGCAGAGCGTTTATTGCAGCTAGTCCTTGCGGAAGTAAAGGTGCCGATTGTTATTGATGGCGATGCCCTCTGGCTGCTTGGTCAAAAAGCAGCAAATTACATGAAAGAACAGGATTTTTCACCGGGAGCTTCACCTTTACCGCAAGCAGAAACAATGGAAGAACAGCAGGCGGCTGACAGAATTTCATTTCTTAAGCATCTTCTGCCTGACAGAACCATACTTACACCACATTTAAAGGAACTCAGCTATTTGCTTCATGTTCCCATAAAATGGATTCAGGAAAATCTTTTAAAGGCAGCCAGTCTATGTACTCTGGATAATAATATGGTATATGCTATAAAAGATGCCAGAACCATTGTGGCGGAAAAGAAAAGCAGATATATTAATTTGTCCGGTAATAACGGTATGGCTACTGGAGGTTCAGGAGATGTGTTAACCGGAATGATAGCGGGATTGTTAGGCCAAGGTCTGACAGAGGATAAAGCGGCAGCCCTTGGTGTATACATCCATGGTTTAGCCGGTGACCTTGCGGCGGAAGAATCTGGTCAGCACTCCTTAATGGCAGATGATATAATCAATCACATTTCAGCGGTAATAAAGTCATGCACTGTTACTGCGGATATGAATGGAGGAACCTATGACAGCAGGAAATATAGACCTGACATCAATTGA
- the alr gene encoding alanine racemase, with product MTAGNIDLTSIEEFNSKYYRASANIDLDAICSNINNTRKILQPETKLMVILKADGYGHGAVPIAKALSEMAVDSFGIAILEEGIELRKAGIEKPLLVLGYTPKGQYKKLLEHDITQTIFQYSTAKDLSEEALSQGKTAKIHIKIDTGMSRIGFFDDGLSIEEIKKISELKGIEIEGIFSHFACADETDKTSANRQLSKFLAFVEELKQEGINIPIRHIANSAGIIDMPEAQLDMVRSGISTYGLYPSNEVKKDVLELKPAMEIKSHVSYVKEVEAGIGVSYGSTYVTSKKTKIATIPVGYGDGYPRQLSSKGRVLIHGMSAPIIGRVCMDQFMVDVTDIPGVEQGDSVTLVGRDREEFISVEEVADMTYSFNYEFICNVGKRIPRIYYRNNKLWNIGI from the coding sequence ATGACAGCAGGAAATATAGACCTGACATCAATTGAAGAATTTAATTCAAAATATTACAGAGCATCAGCGAATATTGATCTGGATGCAATCTGCAGCAATATAAATAATACAAGAAAAATATTACAGCCTGAAACAAAACTTATGGTAATATTAAAAGCTGACGGGTATGGCCATGGTGCGGTACCTATTGCGAAAGCACTTTCCGAGATGGCCGTAGACAGTTTTGGTATTGCAATTCTGGAAGAAGGAATTGAATTAAGGAAGGCAGGAATTGAAAAACCGCTACTGGTGTTGGGATATACCCCTAAGGGGCAATACAAAAAGCTGCTAGAACATGACATAACACAGACGATTTTTCAATACAGCACAGCAAAGGATTTGTCAGAAGAAGCACTAAGTCAAGGGAAAACAGCAAAGATTCACATTAAGATTGATACGGGAATGTCAAGGATAGGTTTTTTTGATGATGGACTTAGTATAGAGGAAATAAAGAAAATATCGGAACTTAAGGGAATAGAGATAGAAGGTATCTTTTCTCATTTTGCCTGTGCTGATGAAACGGATAAGACCTCTGCCAACAGGCAGTTAAGTAAATTTCTCGCCTTTGTGGAAGAACTAAAACAAGAGGGGATCAATATCCCCATCAGGCACATAGCAAATAGCGCTGGTATTATCGATATGCCGGAGGCTCAGTTAGACATGGTACGAAGTGGTATTTCTACCTACGGGCTTTATCCCTCAAATGAGGTAAAGAAAGACGTGCTGGAATTAAAGCCAGCAATGGAGATTAAATCACATGTAAGTTATGTAAAAGAAGTTGAAGCTGGAATAGGGGTTAGTTATGGAAGTACATATGTAACCTCTAAAAAAACAAAAATTGCTACGATTCCGGTAGGGTATGGAGATGGTTACCCCAGGCAGCTTTCATCTAAAGGGAGAGTACTGATTCATGGTATGTCTGCGCCTATCATAGGAAGAGTGTGTATGGATCAGTTCATGGTGGATGTAACAGATATTCCGGGTGTAGAACAAGGTGATTCCGTAACACTGGTTGGAAGAGATCGGGAGGAATTTATATCTGTTGAGGAAGTGGCAGATATGACATATTCCTTTAATTATGAATTTATTTGTAATGTAGGCAAGCGAATCCCGCGTATATATTATCGTAACAATAAATTATGGAACATAGGGATATAA
- a CDS encoding type II toxin-antitoxin system PemK/MazF family toxin — MIIKRGDIFYADLRPVIGSEQGGVRPVLIIQNDTGNKHSPTVICAAITSKMNKAKLPTHVEIDADKYGIIKDSVILLEQVRTIDKSRLKEKVCHLDQDVLKKINRALLISFALDTYMKPE; from the coding sequence GTGATTATTAAACGCGGAGATATTTTTTATGCAGATCTTAGACCTGTCATTGGGTCGGAGCAAGGCGGCGTCAGGCCGGTCTTAATAATACAAAACGATACAGGAAATAAGCATAGTCCCACAGTTATCTGTGCAGCCATAACCTCTAAAATGAATAAAGCCAAACTCCCTACACATGTGGAGATTGATGCAGATAAATATGGAATAATTAAAGATTCCGTTATTTTACTGGAACAGGTAAGGACCATTGATAAGTCGAGGTTAAAAGAAAAAGTATGTCATCTGGATCAAGACGTGCTAAAAAAAATAAATAGGGCGCTGTTAATTAGTTTTGCATTGGATACATACATGAAACCGGAATAA
- a CDS encoding endo-1,4-beta-xylanase, whose translation MNRKKLTAIMTVLAMLITGVSFYAPSEKANAYGNLIYDDFEDSVDGWGPRGSDAEVVALSSEEAYSGENSLKVSNRTNTWHGATCDKTSDLTLGETYVFGIWLKYVGDTYPSIYKFNLQLQYNDGVSDQYKTIKSATVNKGSWTYLEGEYTIPTDATNVFIYVESEYKTSAGAQDLMDFYVDDFKATPAVLPEIEKNITSLKDVFAPYFSIGAGATANEIAPAPGKELVKKHYNLLTIGNELKPDAVLDYNATIAYLNDNPGDQVNPQVNLRAARTLLEFARDNNIPVRGHTLVWHAQTPDWFFKENYSTAADASWASKEVMLSRLENYIKNLMNLIEATYPTVEFYAWDVVNEAVDPNTATGMRNPGSNSTTSGNSPWMQTVGSDFIVKAFEYARKYAPVGCKLFYNDYNEYETKKSGFIFDILKSLKEKNLVDGMGMQSHWIMDYPSLDMFETAARKYNTLGIELQLTELDMKQPDGSSTALTNQAARYKMLIDKAVNLKKEGLNITAVIFWGVTDATSWLGGYPLLFDAAYKAKPAYYSIIKDWDTGVTATPTATPTATPTATPTATPTATPTATPTATPTATPTATPTATPTATPTATPTATPTATPTATPTATPTTTPTATPTATPTVTPTITPTVTPTGEPAAGVPVVEVSTTNNGNFISQKYTVSATQGIIDVSKVSITFTGTGMSEKEQNFWCDHAAFRLSVAPYYKSLNGYVTGTISNKILTLSIGKSEELAAGTGNLSIEVRFAKTDWSTYDTITNPVLKVYYNGKLVE comes from the coding sequence ATGAACAGAAAGAAATTAACAGCAATAATGACAGTGCTGGCAATGCTGATAACTGGAGTGAGTTTTTATGCACCAAGTGAAAAGGCAAATGCTTACGGTAATCTAATCTATGATGATTTTGAAGACAGCGTAGACGGTTGGGGTCCAAGAGGTTCAGATGCTGAAGTGGTAGCTTTAAGTTCAGAAGAGGCTTATTCAGGGGAGAACAGCCTTAAAGTATCAAATCGGACAAACACCTGGCACGGAGCAACGTGTGATAAAACAAGTGATCTTACACTTGGCGAAACATATGTATTTGGAATTTGGTTAAAATATGTAGGAGATACTTATCCAAGTATATACAAATTTAATCTCCAGCTGCAATATAATGATGGTGTCAGTGACCAATACAAAACTATAAAATCTGCCACTGTAAATAAAGGAAGCTGGACCTATCTGGAAGGTGAATACACAATACCGACAGATGCAACCAATGTGTTTATCTATGTAGAGTCTGAATATAAGACATCTGCGGGTGCTCAGGATTTAATGGATTTCTATGTAGATGATTTTAAAGCAACACCAGCAGTCCTGCCTGAGATTGAGAAAAATATAACTAGTCTAAAGGATGTGTTTGCTCCATATTTTAGTATCGGTGCAGGCGCAACAGCAAATGAAATAGCTCCTGCTCCAGGAAAAGAGCTGGTTAAGAAACATTATAACCTTTTAACCATAGGAAATGAATTAAAACCCGATGCTGTGTTGGATTACAATGCTACAATCGCATATCTGAATGATAATCCAGGTGATCAGGTAAATCCACAGGTGAATTTAAGAGCGGCAAGAACACTGCTTGAATTTGCCAGAGATAATAACATACCAGTAAGAGGACATACTCTGGTATGGCATGCTCAGACTCCGGATTGGTTCTTTAAGGAGAATTATTCAACAGCAGCGGATGCATCTTGGGCTTCGAAGGAAGTTATGCTGTCAAGACTTGAGAACTACATTAAGAATCTTATGAACCTGATAGAAGCAACCTACCCTACAGTGGAATTTTATGCCTGGGATGTTGTGAATGAGGCAGTAGATCCTAATACAGCTACTGGTATGAGAAATCCTGGTTCCAATTCTACAACATCAGGTAATTCGCCCTGGATGCAGACAGTTGGATCAGATTTTATCGTAAAAGCTTTTGAATATGCAAGGAAATATGCTCCGGTAGGCTGCAAACTTTTTTACAATGATTATAATGAATATGAAACAAAGAAGAGCGGTTTTATCTTTGATATTTTAAAAAGCTTGAAGGAAAAAAATCTGGTTGACGGTATGGGAATGCAATCTCACTGGATTATGGATTATCCAAGTCTTGATATGTTTGAAACCGCTGCAAGAAAATATAATACCTTAGGTATTGAATTACAACTTACTGAATTGGACATGAAGCAACCGGATGGCAGTAGTACGGCTCTGACAAATCAGGCAGCCCGTTATAAAATGTTGATTGATAAAGCAGTTAATCTTAAGAAAGAAGGTTTAAATATAACGGCAGTAATATTCTGGGGAGTTACGGATGCAACCAGCTGGCTTGGCGGTTATCCTTTATTATTTGATGCTGCGTATAAGGCAAAGCCTGCTTATTATTCTATCATTAAGGATTGGGATACAGGAGTAACAGCCACGCCAACAGCCACGCCAACAGCCACGCCAACAGCCACGCCAACAGCCACGCCAACAGCCACGCCAACAGCCACGCCAACAGCCACGCCAACAGCCACGCCAACAGCCACGCCAACAGCCACGCCAACAGCCACGCCAACAGCCACGCCAACAGCCACGCCAACAGCCACGCCAACAGCCACGCCAACAGCCACGCCAACAACCACCCCGACAGCCACGCCAACAGCCACCCCGACAGTTACGCCGACCATTACACCGACGGTTACACCAACAGGGGAACCGGCAGCGGGAGTTCCCGTAGTGGAGGTGAGTACAACTAATAATGGAAATTTTATAAGCCAGAAATATACGGTGTCCGCAACACAGGGTATTATTGATGTTTCAAAAGTGTCAATAACTTTTACTGGAACAGGAATGAGTGAGAAGGAGCAAAATTTCTGGTGTGACCATGCTGCATTTAGACTTTCTGTTGCACCTTACTATAAATCCTTAAATGGTTATGTGACGGGTACTATCAGTAATAAGATATTGACCTTAAGTATCGGCAAGAGTGAAGAATTGGCAGCAGGTACTGGAAATTTATCTATTGAAGTACGTTTTGCCAAGACAGACTGGTCAACCTACGATACAATAACAAATCCAGTTCTTAAGGTTTATTATAATGGAAAGTTAGTTGAGTAA
- a CDS encoding chemotaxis protein: MESGVLLESGTNELEILEFKIGDNFYGINVAKVREILPYQKPTPIPNAHPYLEGIFMPREDIITLIDLSKALHAPETNIIEGHMNIITNFNKLNIAFHVHGVVGIHRVSWEDINKPDQTINASATGILKWNNKLIVILDFERIITDINPETGLKMSDIMHLDKRDRNDIPIMVVEDSPLLGKLISEFLVKAGYSNIIMKENGAEAWEAIQKYKQDGILNDKAKCIITDIEMPQMDGHHLTKLIKSDKELKHLPVIIFSSLINAEMRVKGSSVGADAQITKPEIGTLIEVIDGLVSK; this comes from the coding sequence ATGGAATCTGGAGTTTTGTTGGAAAGCGGAACTAACGAGTTGGAAATATTAGAGTTTAAAATCGGTGATAATTTTTATGGAATAAATGTGGCAAAGGTTAGAGAAATATTACCATACCAAAAACCCACACCAATCCCCAATGCCCACCCCTATCTGGAAGGTATCTTCATGCCTAGAGAAGATATCATTACTCTGATTGATTTATCCAAAGCTCTTCATGCCCCTGAGACGAATATTATAGAAGGGCATATGAATATTATTACTAATTTCAATAAATTAAATATTGCTTTTCATGTTCACGGTGTTGTCGGTATTCATCGCGTTTCCTGGGAGGATATCAATAAACCGGATCAGACTATAAATGCTTCTGCAACCGGTATTTTAAAATGGAATAATAAGCTGATTGTTATTCTGGATTTTGAAAGAATTATTACAGATATAAATCCTGAAACTGGTTTGAAAATGTCTGATATTATGCACCTTGATAAACGTGATAGAAATGACATACCCATTATGGTGGTGGAAGATTCTCCTTTATTAGGTAAGTTGATTAGCGAGTTCCTGGTTAAGGCAGGTTACTCAAATATTATTATGAAAGAAAATGGTGCAGAAGCCTGGGAAGCAATTCAAAAATATAAACAAGATGGAATACTAAATGACAAGGCAAAATGTATCATTACAGATATAGAAATGCCCCAAATGGACGGGCATCATCTTACGAAATTGATAAAATCCGATAAAGAATTAAAACATTTGCCTGTAATCATATTTTCATCCCTGATTAATGCCGAAATGAGGGTAAAGGGCAGTTCAGTGGGAGCTGATGCACAGATTACCAAACCGGAGATTGGAACATTAATTGAAGTAATTGATGGTTTAGTGAGCAAATAG